From one Maniola jurtina chromosome 5, ilManJurt1.1, whole genome shotgun sequence genomic stretch:
- the LOC123865814 gene encoding serine protease inhibitor 77Ba-like, producing MTSIMLLTLLVASCHCAVEFSSRARNFSIEIIYFTQRQGRLDHFVMSPFCIWSVMTGAYAGGRGETNTQIQRAIGTLKNHAVFLKRFNDFTNTLFQSKPNGVELSSATFLFQDKDISVLPSYTTTLNRSYKAQLRILDFNDTLETANQANRVIQDIFPTITNVFHADDFMEASLILGNVIHFRGILKTPFNVSYTTEEIIYDENNKAIGSISMMHQRGKLLYSNFEKMNSYILELPYGNDGNFCMLVIFPYPGVKPIDVYLKLEKISLRDIFRKLETDFLMNGLQEVDVKMPRFRIRTSMPLNKPLNDMGVFDAFEPDLGRFEDISRDRLYINTVEHKADIIFAESETVVFGTTPGYFDSQPFSSNLKAQQPFIFFLMEKPTATIIFAGIYSRHHYLNELNSRILFNDD from the coding sequence ATGACGTCGATAATGTTATTAACATTGCTTGTTGCTTCATGCCATTGTGCTGTTGAGTTTAGTTCAAGAGCAAGAAACTTTAGTATAGAAATAATTTACTTCACTCAACGACAAGGACGACTAGATCATTTTGTTATGTCACCTTTTTGTATTTGGAGTGTGATGACGGGCGCCTATGCGGGAGGCCGCGGAGAAACCAACACACAGATACAACGAGCTATTGGAACACTGAAAAATCACGCTGTATTTTTGAAAAGGTTTAATGATTTTACAAACACCTTGTTTCAATCAAAACCAAATGGAGTGGAACTATCGAGCGCAACATTTCTGTTTCAAGACAAAGACATATCCGTACTACCGAGTTATACAACGACTTTAAACCGAAGCTATAAGGCACAATTGCGGATTCTTGACTTCAATGATACGCTGGAGACTGCAAATCAAGCAAACAGAGTAATCCAAGACATTTTCCCAACTATTACAAACGTATTCCACGCCGATGATTTTATGGAAGCAAGCTTGATCCTGGGCAACGTCATCCATTTCAGAGGAATCCTAAAGACACCCTTCAATGTTTCTTATACAACGGAAGAAATTATTtatgatgaaaataataaagCCATCGGCAGCATTAGCATGATGCACCAGAGAGGCAAACTACTATACTCAAATTTTGAGAAAATGAATTCCTACATACTAGAGCTGCCCTATGGTAATGATGGAAATTTTTGTATGCTAGTTATCTTTCCATATCCGGGAGTCAAACCTATCGATGTGTATCTGAAACTGGAAAAGATTTCTTTAAGAGACATATTTAGGAAGCTTGAAACAGACTTTCTTATGAATGGGTTGCAGGAAGTAGACGTGAAAATGCCGCGCTTTAGAATAAGGACAAGCATGCCTCTGAACAAACCCTTAAACGACATGGGGGTTTTTGATGCTTTTGAGCCAGATTTGGGGAGATTCGAAGACATTAGTCGAGATCGTCTGTACATAAACACCGTCGAACACAAGGCAGATATAATATTCGCCGAGTCAGAAACAGTAGTATTCGGAACTACACCAGGGTATTTTGACTCCCAGCCTTTTTCATCCAACCTCAAAGCGCAACAACCGTTCATATTCTTCCTCATGGAGAAACCGACAGCCACAATAATCTTTGCTGGAATTTATTCTAGACATCACTatttaaatgaattaaattCTCGTATATTATTTAATGACGATTAA